From the Gemmatimonadaceae bacterium genome, the window CACCGGCGGCGCATACCCCGCGTTCCCGAGCCCCCAGTAGATCTGGTAGATCCACGTCGCGGCTCCCATCAGGAAGAGCGCCACCGCCACCCCAAAGGCGGCGAACCACCCCTTGGTCGGCTTGAGCGTCCCGATGATCTCGTTGTCGACCTGCTCGTAGTCCCGGACCCCCGGGAGCTGCACGTCGGCCGACGCGATGTTCGGCCGCAGCGGTTCAGCGAAGGAGGCCATTATGCCGCACCTCCCGCCGGATGATTGACGCGCTTCAAGTAGACCACCGCGGTGTAGGTACTCAGTTCCTCGAACACGTGGTAGGCGCGCGCATCGAGCGCCGCCTTGGCCACCGACCAGCTCTCGTCGGCCGCGTCACCGAAGACGATGGCCTTGGACGGGCACGCCTGCGCGCACGCCGTCGTGAACTCGTCGGCCTTCAATTCGCGCCCCTCGACCTTGGCCAGGTTCTCCGCCTCGCGGATGCGCTGCACGCAGAACGAACACTTCTCCATCACGCCCTTGCCGCGGACGGTCACGTCCGGGTTGAGCTGCAGGTGCAACGGCTCGGGGAAGGCGTACTGGCGACGCTCCTTCTCGCCGTACCCGTGCCAGTTGTAGTAGCGCACCTTGTAGGGGCAGCCGTTGGAGCAGTAGCGCGTGCCGACACAACGGTTGTAGACCTGCACGTTGAGACCGTCAGGTGCATGATACGTCGCATACACCGGGCACACCGGCTCGCACGGCGCGTTGCCGCAGTGCTGGCACATCATCGGGACGAAGCGCGCCTCGAAGTCGCTCGAGCCGTCCTCCCCACCCTCGAAGTACCGCTCGATGCGCAACCAGCTCATCTCGCGCCCCTTGAGGATGTTCGCGCCGGGACGCGTATCCCATGCACTGTCGTCCGAGGCCGAACCGGGGCGCAGCGACCGACCCTGCCAGCGCGCCCCCACGGTCGGGATGTTGTTCTCGGCGTAACACGCCGTGACGCAGGCCGAGCACCCCGTGCACCGCGCGAGGTCGATGGTCATCGCCCAACGGCGCTTGGCCATCCCGCTCCAGTGCTTGGGGTCGTACATCCCAAGGTCCTTCGCCGTCGAGTCCGTGAGATCACCCTGCGCATCCGCCGCCAGCGGCGAGCGGAGCCCGGGAAGGAACTCGTGCGACGCGTCGCCCGGGAACTTGTGCTCCTCTTCCTTGAAGCGCCCCGCCACGACGTCGGCCACGGTGAGCGCCTGCGCGATGCCGCGCCCGTGCTGGCGCGCCGAGCCCTCGGTCGTGATCAAGTCGGACCGCTCGCCCGCCTTGCTGACCTTGGCCCTCGACTGCGTGAGCGCGAGGGCGCCGGCACCATTGTACGTCCCGCCTAACGCGCCGAGCGCGTTGATGCCGATGTCCTTCGCATACCGCCCGTAGGCGGTGTGCCCCTGCCCCAGCGCCACGGCAACGGTGTCCTGCCGGATGCCCAGGTAGATGAAGGCCGGCGCCGTGATGCTCCCGGCCGCCGTCTGCACCGTCACGTGATCGCCCGCCACGACGCCGAGCTTCTTCGCCGTCGCCGGGTGCAATTCGATCCACGACTGCCACACGACCTTGGCCACGGGATCGGGGAGTTCCTGCAGCCACGGCTTGTTGGCCCCGGCACCGGTACCGAGCACCGCGTGCGGATACGTGACCAGGAAGTACTCGCCGTCACCGCCGATCGCCGCCGGCGCATCGGCCGAGAGCGACACGCTGGCCGTCCCCGAGGCGCGCGGGGCGATGCTGCCGTTGGACATCCCGTTGCTGAGCGCCTGCGTGAAGGCCGACGTCCCACCGGCGAAGTTGGCAATGAGGTAGTCGCGGTAGCTCTTCCACGGGAAGCGCGCCGACACCGTGGGGTCGCCCTGCGCAACCGCCAGCAGCACATCGGACGTGGCCTTGGTGTCGAAGATGCGCTCCATCACCGGCTGCTGGAGCGAGACGATCCCCGGCTTGGCCGGCGCGTCGCCCCACGACTCCAGCGCGTGATCGCTCGGGAGGACGAGGTCGCACAGCTCGCTCGTCTCGTCCGGATAGCAGGAGAACGACACCTTGAACGGGATCTTCGCCATCGCCTCGGCGAACTTCACCGACTTGGGTGTGTCGTAGGCCGGGTTGACGCCGCGGACGAAGAGAAGCGGAACGCTCCCTGCCTCGGCCTGGCGCGCGACCTCGGCGATGCGCGCCGCCCCAACCACGCCGTCGAAGCCACTCAGCGGCTCGCCCGGCTTCACCGTCACGCCGACGTTGCCGGCCGCCTTGTTGATCTCGGCGGCGAGCGTCGCCACCACGCCAGCGTTAGGCGTGGAGACACCGGAGAGGACCAGGCTCGGGCGCGCCGAGCGCAGTTCATCGGCCAGGCGCTGCAGCGTCGCCTCGGTGACGCCGGAGGCGTCGGAGGCCTCCTTCACCGTGGCGCCGCCCGCACCACCAACGGCGGCAAGGAGCGCCCTGGCAATGGCGTCCTCGCTCCCCGGCTTGCAGGCAATCCACTCGTCGGCGTTGAGCCCGGTGAGCGAACGGCGCGGGCCGACATAGATGAAGCGCGGCGCGTGCTGCAGCCTGGCGCGGGCATCGGCAAAGGCCAGTTGCATCGGGACCGAGGCCTCGCGCCCATCCAGGAAGTCGGCGCCTAACGAAATCACCAGCGAGGCCGCCGACATGTCGACGCCGGGCATCGCCGTTCCGTAGGCCGCGACATTGGCCGCACGCAGCGCCAGGTCGGCGCCCGAGTCGTATTGCAGCTGCGGGCCCAGGCCGAGCGCGCCGAGCCACGTGTCCACGAAGGCACCAAACGAACCGCCGTCCTGTTCGGTAAGGAAGACGGCGTTCTGCCCACGCCCCGTAGCCTTGGCCTCGCCGATCTTCTGGCGCAGGAGGGCAAGCCCCTTGTCCCACGTGGTGGGGACGAGCTTGCCCCCCTCGCGAACGAGCGGCTGCCGGTAGCGATCGGGATTGTAGAGCCCCTGCAGCGCCGACTGCCCGCGCGCGCACAATGCGCCGCGGTTCACCGGATGATCCGGATTCCCCTCGAGCTTGATGGCGCGCCCGTCGCGCACCTCGGCCACCACGCCGCACGCCGTCGCGCACTCGCGGCAGGTGGTGCTGTAATAGGTCGAGACCCCCGGGACCGTCTGGTCTGGCGAGACCAGGTACGGAATCAGCTTCTCGACCTTCTCCTGGCTACACCCGATAGTGGTCGTCACGGCGCTGGCGGCGCCCAGGACCTTGAGGAACTCGCGGCGCTTGACGCCCGCGGACCCCGTCGACTGGCTCATGCAGTG encodes:
- a CDS encoding 4Fe-4S dicluster domain-containing protein, with protein sequence MSQSTGSAGVKRREFLKVLGAASAVTTTIGCSQEKVEKLIPYLVSPDQTVPGVSTYYSTTCRECATACGVVAEVRDGRAIKLEGNPDHPVNRGALCARGQSALQGLYNPDRYRQPLVREGGKLVPTTWDKGLALLRQKIGEAKATGRGQNAVFLTEQDGGSFGAFVDTWLGALGLGPQLQYDSGADLALRAANVAAYGTAMPGVDMSAASLVISLGADFLDGREASVPMQLAFADARARLQHAPRFIYVGPRRSLTGLNADEWIACKPGSEDAIARALLAAVGGAGGATVKEASDASGVTEATLQRLADELRSARPSLVLSGVSTPNAGVVATLAAEINKAAGNVGVTVKPGEPLSGFDGVVGAARIAEVARQAEAGSVPLLFVRGVNPAYDTPKSVKFAEAMAKIPFKVSFSCYPDETSELCDLVLPSDHALESWGDAPAKPGIVSLQQPVMERIFDTKATSDVLLAVAQGDPTVSARFPWKSYRDYLIANFAGGTSAFTQALSNGMSNGSIAPRASGTASVSLSADAPAAIGGDGEYFLVTYPHAVLGTGAGANKPWLQELPDPVAKVVWQSWIELHPATAKKLGVVAGDHVTVQTAAGSITAPAFIYLGIRQDTVAVALGQGHTAYGRYAKDIGINALGALGGTYNGAGALALTQSRAKVSKAGERSDLITTEGSARQHGRGIAQALTVADVVAGRFKEEEHKFPGDASHEFLPGLRSPLAADAQGDLTDSTAKDLGMYDPKHWSGMAKRRWAMTIDLARCTGCSACVTACYAENNIPTVGARWQGRSLRPGSASDDSAWDTRPGANILKGREMSWLRIERYFEGGEDGSSDFEARFVPMMCQHCGNAPCEPVCPVYATYHAPDGLNVQVYNRCVGTRYCSNGCPYKVRYYNWHGYGEKERRQYAFPEPLHLQLNPDVTVRGKGVMEKCSFCVQRIREAENLAKVEGRELKADEFTTACAQACPSKAIVFGDAADESWSVAKAALDARAYHVFEELSTYTAVVYLKRVNHPAGGAA